TTTTTACCGTGAAAACAATATTAAAGTGGTGCATAGCGGCGACTTAGAGGCTTTGCCGCCTAAAGTGCAGGAAGAAATTGCCGGTGTGCAAGAAGATACCCAAAAATTTGACGGCCTTACCGTTAATTTATTAATTAACTATGGCGGACGCGCTGAGGTGGTGCGGGCGGCGAGCCGCTTGATTAAAGCGGGGAAGACCGTTACCGAGCAAAATATGAGTGAGGCAATGGACCAAACTTTGCCCGATGTCGATTTAGTTATCCGCACCGCCGGTGAGCAAAGGCTTTCTAACTTTATGTTATGGCAAGCTAGTTATGCCGAATATGCCTTTAGCCAAAAGTTGTGGCCTAACTTTACCGAAGACGATTTAGTAACTATCTTAAAGGAGTATGCCGGCCGTAAGCGTAAATTTGGCGGCTATAATGAAGATGAATAATGAAATTAGTGATAAAAAAGTAAGTAAAAATCTTATCCATAGGTTAGTTGATGCCTTAATTTGGGTACCTATATTACTTTTGTCTATCTTTGTTTTTACTTTTTACAATCATTTAATTTTAAATTTAATGGCGGTAGTTTTTTCGGTAATTTGCGGTTACGAAATTGGCGCTATGTTTAAGGCTAAAGATAAACGTATCGATTTTATGCTTTACCCTTTTTTGGGCGGGCTTTTTCCCTTATTAACTTTAGTTTCCCTTTATCACCCGGTGCTCGAGGTTTATTTTTTTCCTACTCTTACCTTAGCTTTTATGATGATTTTGGTGCGGCAAACCTTTGTGGTAGACGAGCGCGAGCTAAATAGCGCCATTAGCCGTACCACCGGTATGGTTTTTGCTTTGTTTTATCCGGGTTTACTTATGTCGTTTATTATTCGTTTTGCCAATTTAGCGGAAGGTGAAGCCGGGAATTTAATTTATGCCTTTTTTCTTTCTATCGTTTTTATTAACGATAGTATGGCCTACTTTTTTGGCCGGGCATTAGGCAAACGTACTAATTCGCAAGGTTTTATTTTGGTAAGCCCTAAAAAAAGTTTAGTTGGGTTTGCTTTTGGTATTTTGGGAGCTATCCTTGTAGCGTTATTCTTTTATTATGTGCCGAGTGTTGATATTTTTAACGGCCGTACCGTCTTTTATGCCATAATTATGGGTTTAATTTGCGGCAGCGCCACTATTTTTGGCGATTTATTTGAGTCTACCCTTAAACGCAGCGCCGGCTTTAAAGATTCGGGTAAATTTTTTAAAGGGCGCGGCGGCGTTTTAGATGCCTTTGATAGTTTACTGTTTACCGCACCTATCTTTTATTATTTTTTAAACTTTGCATAATTATTATAGTTACCCTTTGCTGGCGAAGGGGTGGCGCGTAGCGACGGGGTAGTGGAGAACTACAATTAACTATGAAAAAATTGATAATACTCGGGGCTACCGGCTCTGTTGGCAGGCAGGCGATAGAGGTAGTTAAAAATTACCCCGATTTACTTAAAGTGGTCGGCCTAGCGGCTTACAGTAATAAAGAAGAATTAATAAAATTAACTAAATTTATAAATGTAGATAAACTGGCTTTAGCTGCCGAAAATCCCGCAGCTATTACTAATCTTATTAAAGAAAGTGATGCCGATGTGGTGCTAAATGCCATTAGCGGCAGCGCCGGTTTATTGGCCAGCTTTACAACTTTAGAAGAAGGCCGCACTTTGGCTTTGGCCAATAAAGAAAGTATGGTTATGGCCGGTCCGTTACTTAAAGAGCTGGCCGCTAAAAATAATTGCCTTATTTTGCCGGTAGATAGTGAGCATTCGGCGCTGTTTTTTTTGCTGCAAAACCGTAAAGCGGAAGAAATTGACGAGCTTATCTTAACGGCCAGCGGCGGCCCCTTTCGCGATTATAGTTTTAATCAGTTGCGGCAAGTTACTGCCCAGCAAGCCGCTAACCACCCCACATGGCAGATGGGGGCTAAAATTTCCATCGATTCGGCCAGTCTTGCTAATAAGGGCCTCGAAGTGATTGAGGCATGGCAGCTTTTTAATATAGATATAAAAAAAATTAAAGTGGTAATGCACCGCCAAAGTGTGGTGCACAGCTTTATCCGCACCACCGATGGAGCGCTGTACGGCCAAATGGGTAAGCCTACTATGCTGCTGCCTATCCAAAATGCTTTGCTTTACCCGGCCTTAAAACCGGTGCCGGCCGCTAGGTTTGATTTATTTAATCAAAATTTAACTTTTGAAGCCATTGACAATGAACGCTTTCCTCTTTTAAACTTAGCTTATCGGGCTTGCGAGTTAGGGGCAGCTTATCCGCTTGTTTATAATATAGCCAACGAAATAGCGGTGGCCGATTTTTGTGCCGGCCGCATTAAATTTACCGCTTTGGCCGATTATGTGGAGCAAGCCTTTAACCACAGCTTTAACTACGAGGCCAGCAAAGAAGGTATTTTTAAATTGAGTGATGATATTAAAAATTTTTTTAAAGGGTAAATAATGATAACAGTTTTATTAGGTATAGCCGGCTTAAGTATATTAGTAGTAGTGCACGAGTTAGGGCACCTTTTTGGGGCTCGCTTAGCAGGTATTAAGGTAGAGGTATTTTCACTGGGCTGGGGGCCTAAGCTTATTACTAAAAAAATTAAAGATACCGAGTGGGCTCTTTCGGCTTTTCCGTTAGGCGGTTACTGTAAAATGGCCGGCGAAAACCGGCAAGGCGATGAAACCGTACCCGGTGATATGCATTACGGTAAAGCTTGGCGCAGATTGCTGGCGGTAGCCGGTGGCCCGCTTTTTAGTTTGCTTTTTGCTTTTATTTTAGCTTTTTTGCTAGGGCTTACCGTAACAACTACCAGTAATTTAGATAATCGTATTGTTGCTCTTACTGCTAACACCAATTTTGTAAGTGGCGATTATATTACAAGCATTAACGGCCGTACCATTACCACCGCTAGTGAATGGGCCGAGATAATGTCGCTTTCGGCTCGCCGCACTTTACAGGTTACCGTACTACGTGATGGTCAGCCGGTAAGTTTTAGCGAAACTATCGCAATGGCCAGCAATTCGTCGGCGATTATCCCGATAACGGTATGGGCGCCGGCGCGTATTGCCGCCTTTACCGTAAGTTCGCCGGCCCACGAGGCCGGTTTAGAGATTGGCGATTTAGTTACATCTATTAATAATGTACCGATAGTTAATAGCGCTGCTTTAAGCGAAGTAGTTGCAGCCTCCGCCGGTTTACCGCTGGAGGTAAGTTACGAGCGTGGCGGACAAAGTTATGTTACCACTATTACACCCATTTTTAACGAACAGAGTAGCCGTTATTTATTAGGGGTAGAGTTAGCCGGCTCCAGCCGTCCGTTAGCGTTTAACGAACGGCTCACTTATGGTATAGCTAGTTTTATTTATACCTTTAGGCTTTATGTAACCAGCCTACGTAACCTCTTTTTTGGGGTTGATTTAACAGAGACTATCAGCGGCCCTCTGCAAACCACTTATATTATTGGCCAAATTGCGCAGCAAAGTTTAAGCGGGGATATACGGGGTATCTTAATGGTGCTTTCGCTTATCAGCTTAGCTTTAGGAGTGATGAATTTATTGCCGATTCCTATATTAGATGGCGGCTTAATTATACTTTATGGTTTTGAATGGCTGGCCGGTAAAAGTGCGCCGCCTGTGGTTATGCGCGTTTACCACACGGTAGGGGTAATGGCGCTTGGCTTTATAATTTTTTTAGCTTTGAGCAGCGATGTGCTTAATTTATTTATAAGACGTTAATGGCTTACCATAAAGCTTTTAGCCACATAAAAAATAAATAATAATAGCAAATTGCCGTTAAATAACTATTGACAAGCTTAATTTAGTTAGCTATACTAATAGTAACTTTATTAATTAACTATCCTCTTAACACTATAAATCAAATTTATTTTAAATCAGGTATAAAAATAATTCATATTAATTAAATTGGACGGAATTTAAAGATGGCCACTACCCGTAAAAAAGCTGCACCTAAAGAGGTGCTAGATTTTACTGACGACAACGATTTAGCCGAAGCTACTAATGAAGAAGCTACTGCCGGTGATACCGGCGAAAATGTAACCACTGCCGAGCCTAACAAACAGCGCGAAAGTGTTAAACGGCGTTATGTTAAGGTACAAAATAAACTGCACCCTAAAAAAGAGCGCGAAGCCGAAGTATCTTTCGACCCTAATGCCCCGCAAATTTGTATTAACGATTTGTCAGTGTTGACGGTGCCCGAACTAAGGCGCAAAGCCGAAGAGTTAGGGGTTACCCACAACGATTTAATTATTTTAAAAAAGCAAGAACTTATCTTTCAAATTTTAAAAACGCATAACGATGCGGGCGGGGTTATTTTTGCTTATGGCAGCCTCGAGATATTAAGCGAGAACTACGGCTTTTTGCGCAGCCCGCAAAATAGTTATCTGCCCGGTCAAGATGATATTTATATTAGCCCCAGCCAAATTAGGTTGTTTAATTTAAAGACGGGTGATACCGTTTACGGCCAAATACGCAGCCCTAAAGAGGGTGAACGTTACTTTGCTTTAGTGCGGGTAGAAAGCGTCAACTTTGATGAACCTGTAGTGGCGCAAAATCGTATCCCTTTTGAGAACTTAACGCCGCTTTTCCCCGATGAACGGCTTAACCTTGAGGTAAGCTCGGTGAGTGACAATTCGACGCGTTTAATCAATTTATTTTGTCCTATCGGTAAAGGGCAGCGCGGCTTGATTGTTGCCCCACCGCGTACCGGTAAGACGGTGTTAATGCAGCGTATTGCCAATGCGATTACGGCTAACCACCCGGAGTGCGTGTTGATTATGCTGCTTATTGATGAGCGTCCCGAAGAGGTTACCGATATGAAGCGCAACATTAAAGGCGAGGTGATTAGCAGCACCTTTGATGAGCCGGCCAGCCGCCACGTACAAGTAAGTGAGATGGTGCTGGAAAAAGCCAAACGGCTGGTAGAGCACGGCCGCGATGTGGTTATTTTGTTAGATAGTATTACACGTTTAGCGCGTGCTTATAACCAAACTATGCCGGCCAGCGGCAAGGTGCTTAGCGGTGGGGTGGATAGTAACGCGCTGCACAAACCCAAACGTTTTTTTGGTGCAGCCCGCAACATTGAGGGCGGCGGTAGTTTAACTATTGTGGGTACGGTGTTAGTAGAAACCGGCAGTAAGATGGACGATGTAATTTTTGAAGAATTTAAAGGCACCGGCAATATGGAGATAATTTTAGATAGAAAATTATCTGATAAAAGAATTTTTCCGGCGGCTAACCTTAAAAAGAGCGGTACGCGTAAAGAAGAGCTTTTACTTACCAGCACCGAACTGGATAAAATGTGGATACTGCGTAAGGCCCTCAATGCGATGGACGATATGGCGATGACAGAGTTTATTATAGATAAAATGCGTAAAGCCAAGACCAATGAGGCCTTTTTAAGTAATATGAATACTGGCACGGCGGGGGATTAATGATTTATAATTCTAGATGGTACTTGCGTGGGGAGTTATAAATTACATGGGTAAAAATTTTGTTTATATTATTCAAGCTAAAAAAGAAAAGAGCTTTTGTAAAATAGGCATTACTGATGACCTTGAGCGGAGGCTTAAAGAATATAACAGCAAAACGGGAACGTCGAGTAATAATTTTGCTAGTTACTTGTTTACCTGTGAGGTTACCGATGCAGCGGCGGTAGAAAAAGACATAAAAGAGGAGTTTTATAGGCTTAGAGAAACCTTGAACCGAGAAATATATTTTTATAACCCCAATTTATTTAAAGAATATGTTGAATTTATTAAAAATCATGTGTTATTTGTTAAAGAAATTTTTATAGAAAAAAAGCAAGCTTTAGAAGTAACTAAAATAGTCAAAAAACACAAACCATCACTTGAGGAGAGGGGAATAACCAAAACAGATGTTATGCTTCAAGCTCAACGGGTAAAAAATGATGAGTTTTATACTCGTTATGAAGATGTGGAAAAAGAGTTACTGATGTACCCACCCGAAATTTGGTGGGACAAAACAGTGTTTTGTAATTGCGACGACGCTGTGGGCGAGGTAGAGGCTAATGTTTCGCCCTTTGCTTTATTTTTTTTAAAAAATTTTAATAAACTCAAACTTAAAAAACTAATATGCACGCATTATAGCGGAGTGGTTGATTTGTTTCATGAAGGAACAAAAGGGTACATTTTTACCCGTGATGGGTTTATGGAAATTAAGCATTACCTTGACGGTAAAAAAGAGTTTCCTAAACATTATGATGGTTCTTTTGATCACCCAATTTCAAAGAAAATTCTTCAAGAAGAAGCGGATATTGTTTGTACCAACCCGCCATTTTCTAAAAGTAAGGATTTTTGGCCTTTATTAATAGGGAGTGATAAAAGGTTTATTGTTATATCTAATTTTACAATAGTTAGGTATACCTTTTTTATTCCTTACCTGCAAAATAAAAAGGTATGGGGTGGCTATCATAGTGTTGATAATTATTTAAACCCTAAAAAAGAATTAGTAACCGCCGCCGGCCATTGGTTTACTAATGTGCCTATAGAAAATAGGCCGAAACATGAACTTCTTAAATTTTGTAATTTAGAAGAAATACCAGAAGAACACAAATACTTTGATGATAAAGGTGTTTTAATTGTAAAAAAATCGTATATTCCTGTTAATTACAGCAAACCATTTGGAGTTTCGGCACGGGTTATTTTAAATGGAATTTTAGAGAAAGGGTATGAAATTTTTCAAGCTAAAGAATATAGGCCATATCTTAATGGGAATGAAAAGTACCCCAATGTGCTCGTACACAAAGTTAAGGGTTAAAAGTTGAGCGAATATATTTACATAGTACAAGCCGAACGTGAGCGAGATAAGTGCAAAATTGGTATTACAGGTAACCTAGAGGAGAGGCTTAGAACTTACAATAACATAACAGGTAAAAGTAAGGCCAATGGTTATAGCTATTTGTTTAGCTGCGAAGTGCATGATATGGCCAAAGTAGAGGCCGATATTAAAGCCGAATTTAGCCGTTTAAGAGAGCATAAGAACCGTGAAATTTATTTTTATAACCCAGATTTATTTGAAGACTATGTAGCTTTTATCAAAAAGCACTCACTTTTTGTAAAAGAGATTTTTATTAAGCCGTCCGAAATTAGAGAGGAGGTTAAGGTTGTTAAAAAAATCACCCCAAGTCCTGAGGAGCGTGGGCTTAATACCAAAGATATAATGCAAAAAGCTCAACGCACTAAAAATGACGAATTTTATACCCGTTATGAAGATATTGAGACCGAAATTGCTATGTACCCGCTGGAAACTTGGCAAGATAAAGTAGTGTACTGTAACTGTGATGATGCGGTGGGGGATAGCGAAAAGACAACTTCGCCCTTTGCCCTATACTTTTTGCGTAATTTTAAAAAGTTGGAATTAAAAAAATTAATTTGTACGCATTATAGCGGTAGGGTAGATTTATTTAACGCCGGAACTAAAGCTTATATCTTTACTAAAGAAGGTTTTACTGAAAATTTATTTGAAGGTAAAAGAGAAATGCCTAAAGGGTACGATGGTAGCTTTGACCACCCTATTTCCTTACAAATACTTAACGATGAAGCCGATATTGTTTGTACCAACCCGCCATTTTCTATATCGAGAGATTACTGGCGGTTACTTATGGAAAGTAGTAAACAGTTTTTAATTATCTCTAATATTGCCATTGTTTTAACTGCTTCTTATATTCCTTATTTTAAAAATAAAAAAGCATGGGCAGGTTATAATGAAGTTGATTGGTATTTAAACCCTAAACGCGAACTTACCCGAGCGGCAGGTTATTGGTATACTAACTTATCTGTAACAGATAGGCCAAAATATAAACAATTTAAATTTATATTGTTAAAAGATATACCAGATAAATATAAATATTTTGATGATGAAGGTGTATTGGTGGTAAAAAATTGTTATATTCCTAGTAATTATAGCGGAGTTTTTGCAGTGTCGGCTCGTCCTATACTTAATGGACTACTAGAAAAAGGATACGAAATTGTAAGAGATAGAGAATATTATCCTTATGTAAATGGTGAGAAACAGTTTGCAGTGGTATTAGTGCAAAAAATTGGGAGTGAAAAATAAACTATGAAAACATTTATGTATGCCTTTGTAAAAGAAACCGATAAAGCGGTGCCGTTTTACCAAGAAGCCTTTGGCGCTACCGTACACTATAACCATTATGGTGATGAAGACCTTTTACCCGATGGCACTTATATGCACGTAGAGCTTAAATTTGACAGCTGTATGCTTGGTCTTTCAGAACAAAGTGAGAATAATCCCGATTCTATTGCCGGTGAGCAAAATAGCGGGAACATTATGCAATTTATTTTAATGTTTGAGGCTAATGAAGAAGATAAACTAAGAAAGGCTTA
The DNA window shown above is from Spirochaetaceae bacterium and carries:
- a CDS encoding GIY-YIG nuclease family protein; the protein is MGKNFVYIIQAKKEKSFCKIGITDDLERRLKEYNSKTGTSSNNFASYLFTCEVTDAAAVEKDIKEEFYRLRETLNREIYFYNPNLFKEYVEFIKNHVLFVKEIFIEKKQALEVTKIVKKHKPSLEERGITKTDVMLQAQRVKNDEFYTRYEDVEKELLMYPPEIWWDKTVFCNCDDAVGEVEANVSPFALFFLKNFNKLKLKKLICTHYSGVVDLFHEGTKGYIFTRDGFMEIKHYLDGKKEFPKHYDGSFDHPISKKILQEEADIVCTNPPFSKSKDFWPLLIGSDKRFIVISNFTIVRYTFFIPYLQNKKVWGGYHSVDNYLNPKKELVTAAGHWFTNVPIENRPKHELLKFCNLEEIPEEHKYFDDKGVLIVKKSYIPVNYSKPFGVSARVILNGILEKGYEIFQAKEYRPYLNGNEKYPNVLVHKVKG
- the dxr gene encoding 1-deoxy-D-xylulose-5-phosphate reductoisomerase, encoding MKKLIILGATGSVGRQAIEVVKNYPDLLKVVGLAAYSNKEELIKLTKFINVDKLALAAENPAAITNLIKESDADVVLNAISGSAGLLASFTTLEEGRTLALANKESMVMAGPLLKELAAKNNCLILPVDSEHSALFFLLQNRKAEEIDELILTASGGPFRDYSFNQLRQVTAQQAANHPTWQMGAKISIDSASLANKGLEVIEAWQLFNIDIKKIKVVMHRQSVVHSFIRTTDGALYGQMGKPTMLLPIQNALLYPALKPVPAARFDLFNQNLTFEAIDNERFPLLNLAYRACELGAAYPLVYNIANEIAVADFCAGRIKFTALADYVEQAFNHSFNYEASKEGIFKLSDDIKNFFKG
- the uppS gene encoding polyprenyl diphosphate synthase, translating into MDGNGRWATQQGKKRTEGHLEGVKTTKRIVKKASELGINYLSLYTFSSENWKRAEEEVGYLMGLITQHLRREYDFYRENNIKVVHSGDLEALPPKVQEEIAGVQEDTQKFDGLTVNLLINYGGRAEVVRAASRLIKAGKTVTEQNMSEAMDQTLPDVDLVIRTAGEQRLSNFMLWQASYAEYAFSQKLWPNFTEDDLVTILKEYAGRKRKFGGYNEDE
- a CDS encoding phosphatidate cytidylyltransferase; protein product: MPAVSVNLAAIMKMNNEISDKKVSKNLIHRLVDALIWVPILLLSIFVFTFYNHLILNLMAVVFSVICGYEIGAMFKAKDKRIDFMLYPFLGGLFPLLTLVSLYHPVLEVYFFPTLTLAFMMILVRQTFVVDERELNSAISRTTGMVFALFYPGLLMSFIIRFANLAEGEAGNLIYAFFLSIVFINDSMAYFFGRALGKRTNSQGFILVSPKKSLVGFAFGILGAILVALFFYYVPSVDIFNGRTVFYAIIMGLICGSATIFGDLFESTLKRSAGFKDSGKFFKGRGGVLDAFDSLLFTAPIFYYFLNFA
- the rseP gene encoding RIP metalloprotease RseP, whose translation is MITVLLGIAGLSILVVVHELGHLFGARLAGIKVEVFSLGWGPKLITKKIKDTEWALSAFPLGGYCKMAGENRQGDETVPGDMHYGKAWRRLLAVAGGPLFSLLFAFILAFLLGLTVTTTSNLDNRIVALTANTNFVSGDYITSINGRTITTASEWAEIMSLSARRTLQVTVLRDGQPVSFSETIAMASNSSAIIPITVWAPARIAAFTVSSPAHEAGLEIGDLVTSINNVPIVNSAALSEVVAASAGLPLEVSYERGGQSYVTTITPIFNEQSSRYLLGVELAGSSRPLAFNERLTYGIASFIYTFRLYVTSLRNLFFGVDLTETISGPLQTTYIIGQIAQQSLSGDIRGILMVLSLISLALGVMNLLPIPILDGGLIILYGFEWLAGKSAPPVVMRVYHTVGVMALGFIIFLALSSDVLNLFIRR
- a CDS encoding VOC family protein, which gives rise to MKTFMYAFVKETDKAVPFYQEAFGATVHYNHYGDEDLLPDGTYMHVELKFDSCMLGLSEQSENNPDSIAGEQNSGNIMQFILMFEANEEDKLRKAYEVLSEGAKIYTPLQEYPYAYLICDLTDKFGIRWCMGIAKK
- a CDS encoding GIY-YIG nuclease family protein codes for the protein MSEYIYIVQAERERDKCKIGITGNLEERLRTYNNITGKSKANGYSYLFSCEVHDMAKVEADIKAEFSRLREHKNREIYFYNPDLFEDYVAFIKKHSLFVKEIFIKPSEIREEVKVVKKITPSPEERGLNTKDIMQKAQRTKNDEFYTRYEDIETEIAMYPLETWQDKVVYCNCDDAVGDSEKTTSPFALYFLRNFKKLELKKLICTHYSGRVDLFNAGTKAYIFTKEGFTENLFEGKREMPKGYDGSFDHPISLQILNDEADIVCTNPPFSISRDYWRLLMESSKQFLIISNIAIVLTASYIPYFKNKKAWAGYNEVDWYLNPKRELTRAAGYWYTNLSVTDRPKYKQFKFILLKDIPDKYKYFDDEGVLVVKNCYIPSNYSGVFAVSARPILNGLLEKGYEIVRDREYYPYVNGEKQFAVVLVQKIGSEK